Part of the Heliomicrobium gestii genome is shown below.
TCGTCAAGCAGCGAGTCGGTTGACCTGAACAGAATCGGCAGTTCGACTTGGCGAAACATGGGAATATCGCCAACCGAATCGCCGATGGCTGCCGTTCTCTCGGCGTTTATCCGATATTTTTTGCAGAAACGGCGAACCCATGCCCCTTTGTCCCTGTGAATGTCATCGGCGGAGACATGAACAAAGACACGCCCTGTCAATCTGCCGTCGACGACCTCCAACTCGTTGGCGATACTGGCGAAAGCGCCGAATTTTTTAGACAAGTGATCCGTCAGTGCCGTCAACCCCGTTGACAAAAGGATGATCCGGCATCCGTGGCTTTGCAGTCCTTCGAGGGCTTGTGCGGCATCAGGTCGAAGTGGGATTTCCGAGATCCATTGTTCAATCGCTTCAACAGGGGCGCCGGCAAAATGGGCGGCGTCTTGGGCGGCGAATTCCCGGTAGTCGATGGCGCCATTCAAAAAAGCTTCCTGAATCGGGATCCCCATCGACTCCCACAAGCCGAGGCGCCGGTAAATCACTTCCCACACATTGGGTCCTGTTGTGAGGGTGCCGTCCACATCGAAGAAAACCAGCATCCGCTTTTCCTCCCCTGTCACATGAAGCCTGTCAGCAATCAACACAACCTAGTTTCACAAAATACAGGCCGTCGGGAGACGGCCTGTATTCCATTCCGATCCTACTCGGCCCAACTGGCCAGGTATTTGCTCTGTTTGTCCGTCAATTCATCGAGGTTCACGCCGAGGGCTTTCAACCGGAACTCAGCCACCTTGCGATCGATCGAATCAGGTACGGAATAGACACCCGGTTCCATCTTGTCACGATTCGCCGCGAGGTAATCCAGAGACAGCGCCTGCAGGGCAAAGGTCAGATCCATCACCTCGGCAGGGTGACCATCGCCACAGGCCAGGTTGACAAGCCGGCCTTCGCCGAGAAGGTAGACCTTGCGGCCATCATGGAA
Proteins encoded:
- a CDS encoding HAD family hydrolase, producing the protein MLVFFDVDGTLTTGPNVWEVIYRRLGLWESMGIPIQEAFLNGAIDYREFAAQDAAHFAGAPVEAIEQWISEIPLRPDAAQALEGLQSHGCRIILLSTGLTALTDHLSKKFGAFASIANELEVVDGRLTGRVFVHVSADDIHRDKGAWVRRFCKKYRINAERTAAIGDSVGDIPMFRQVELPILFRSTDSLLDDEPIHQAVPGILQVTSLLEAAQAIIDFVQPSRYWLGWRSNAR